From the genome of Burkholderia pyrrocinia:
GGCCCGTGCGGAAATACACGTCGATGTAGTTGAGCCCGACCGCATGCTGCCGGATGCGGACTTCGCCCGCCTTCGGCTCGCCGACCTCGACATCGACCCACTTCATCACGTCCGGGCCGCCCGGCTGGTCGTATCGGATTGCTTTCGGCATCGTTTCGCTCCTCGTCTGTCAATCGGTCAGGGAAAAATCCGGGTCGCCGATGCGCGGGCCGGCCGATTCATGCGGGAATCGGCCGGCAGGCGTGCGTCGCGACGCACGATTCTCGCGCGTCGCCGCCGTCCGTGCATGGCCCTGCCGTCAGCAGGGGCAATCGGGCGCGGCCAACGCCTAGCAAACGTCCTGCATGTTCCGCGCCAGATCGTCGAGCAGCATCCGCGCGGTCGCGACGTTGGTCGCGACCGGCACGTCGTGCACGTCGCACGCGCGCACCAGCGCGGTGATGTCGGGATCGTGCGGCTGCGAGGTCATCGGGTCGCGCAGGAACACGACGATGTCGACGCGGCCGTCGGCCAGTTCCGCGCCGATCTGCAGGTCGCCGCCGAGCGGCCCCGACAGCTTGCACTCGACCTCCAGCCCGTGCGCGGCCGCGATGCGGCCGCCCGTCGTGCCCGTCGCGACCAGCCGGCATTGCGCGAGCGTCGCGCGGAATTGACCCGCGAGTGCGACGATCTCGTCCTTCTTCGCGTCGTGCGCAATCAGTGCGATGCGGGGTTTGCTCATCTCCGGTTCCTTCGTCGTTCGGTTGTTGTCGTGATCGTGATTTGGCGGGCGCGCGTCAGAACGTGCCCGGATATGCGCCGCCGTCGAGCAGCCAGTTCTGCCCGGTGATATAGCCGGCATGGACGCTGCACAGGAACGCGCACGCCGCGCCGAATTCCTCGCGCGTGCCGAGCCGGCCGGCCGGGATGTCCTTCGTGCGCCGCGCGCGCATTTCGTCGACCGTCACGCCCTGCGCCTGCGCCGACGCGGCGAGCGTCGTCGCGATCCGGTCGGTGTCGAACAGCCCCGGCAGCAGGCTGTTGATCGTCACGCCCTGGCCGGCGACCTTGCGCGACAGCCCCGCGACGAAGCCGGTCAGCCCCGAGCGCGCGCCGTTCGACAGCGCGAGCACGTCGATCGGCGCCTTCACGGCCGAACTCGTGATGTTGACGATCCGGCCGAAGCCGCGCGCGATCATCCCGTCGATGGTCGCGCGGATCAGCTCGATCGGCGTCAGCATGTTCGACTCGAGCGCACGGATCCAGTCGTCGTGCGAGAAGTCGCGGAAGTCGCCCGGCGGCGGGCCGCCCGCATTGTTCACGAGAATGTCCGGCTGCGGGCACGCGGCGAGCGCGGCCGCGCGCCCGTCGGGTGTCGTGATGTCGCACGCGACCGCCGTGACCGACACGCCGGACGCCGCGCGGATCGCGTCGGCGGTGGCTTCGAGCGTGTCGCGCGTGCGCGCGACGATCACGAGGTTCACGCCCTCGGCGGCCAGCGCTTCCGCGCAGCCGCGCCCGA
Proteins encoded in this window:
- a CDS encoding methylglyoxal synthase, with product MSKPRIALIAHDAKKDEIVALAGQFRATLAQCRLVATGTTGGRIAAAHGLEVECKLSGPLGGDLQIGAELADGRVDIVVFLRDPMTSQPHDPDITALVRACDVHDVPVATNVATARMLLDDLARNMQDVC
- a CDS encoding SDR family oxidoreductase, translating into MDLGIAGKTALVCAASKGLGRGCAEALAAEGVNLVIVARTRDTLEATADAIRAASGVSVTAVACDITTPDGRAAALAACPQPDILVNNAGGPPPGDFRDFSHDDWIRALESNMLTPIELIRATIDGMIARGFGRIVNITSSAVKAPIDVLALSNGARSGLTGFVAGLSRKVAGQGVTINSLLPGLFDTDRIATTLAASAQAQGVTVDEMRARRTKDIPAGRLGTREEFGAACAFLCSVHAGYITGQNWLLDGGAYPGTF